The Bemisia tabaci chromosome 5, PGI_BMITA_v3 genome includes a window with the following:
- the trc gene encoding serine/threonine-protein kinase tricornered isoform X4 — MAAATESTIRFSGHTLDKATKAKVMLENYYSNLLVQHIERKQRLAKLEETLRDDSLSEQQKQEKRMQHAQKETEFLRLKRSRLGVEDFEPLKVIGRGAFGEVRLVQKKDTGHVYAMKILRKADMLEKEQVAHVRAERDILVEADHQWVVKMYYSFQDPINLYLIMEFLPGGDMMTLLMKKDTLSEECTQFYIAETALAIDSIHKLGFIHRDIKPDNLLLDARGHIKLSDFGLCTGLKKSHRTDFYRDLSQAKPSDFSKFLLNPSSPMDSKRRAESWKKNRRALAYSTVGTPDYIAPEVFLQTGYGPACDWWSLGVVMYEMLIGYPPFCSENPQEAYRKVMNWRETLSFPPEVPISEEARETILRFCSESDRRLGSSRGIEELKQNNACPFFRGVDWDHIRERPAAIPVQVRSIDDTSNFDEFPDVKLEIPAAPLNQEGEVIYKDWVFINYTFKRFEGLTQRGTPTKK; from the exons ATGGCGGCAGCCACCGAGAGCACAATCCGATTCAGCGGGCACACGCTCGATAAAGCGACGAAAGCTAAAGTCATGTTAGAAAATTATTATAGTAATCTCCTAGTTCAACACATTGAGCGCAAACAAAG GTtagcaaaattagaagaaaCTCTGCGAGATGACAGTTTATCGGAGCAGCAGAAACAAGAAAAACGTATGCAACATGCGCAAAAAGAAACGGAGTTCCTAAGGCTGAAAAGGTCCAGGCTAGGAGTCGAAGACTTCGAACCCTTGAAAGTCATCGGTCGAGGAGCTTTTGGAGAA GTTAGGTTGGTGCAGAAAAAAGATACTGGTCACGTGTATGCAATGAAAATTCTACGGAAAGCAGACATGTTAGAAAAGGAACAAGTTGCACACGTCCGTGCAGAACGAGATATTCTAGTCGAAGCTGATCATCAGTGGGTTGTTAAAATGTATTACAGTTTCCAG GATCCAATAAACCTGTACCTGATAATGGAGTTCCTGCCTGGTGGTGATATGATGACCCTTTTGATGAAAAAGGACACTTTGAGTGAAGAATGTACACAGTTTTACATAGCTGAGACAGCACTTGCAATAGATTCTATACATAAACTTGGTTTTATTCACAG GGATATTAAACCAGACAATTTATTATTAGATGCTCGAGGACATATTAAGTTATCAGATTTTGGGCTGTGTACGGGTTTGAAAAAATCTCACCGGACAGACTTTTATAGAGATCTCAGTCAAGCTAAACCATCGGATTTCAGTAAGTTTCTTCTTAATC CTTCAAGTCCAATGGATAGTAAACGTAGAGctgaaagttggaaaaaaaatagacGAGCTTTGGCGTACAGTACTGTTGGCACGCCCGATTATATTGCCCCTGAAGTGTTCCTACAAACTGGATATGGTCCAGCCTGTGATTGGTGGAGTCTTGGAGTTGTTATGTATGAAATGCTAATAG GTTACCCCCCGTTTTGTAGTGAAAATCCTCAAGAAGCCTACAGGAAAGTCATGAACTGGCGAGAAACACTATCATTCCCACCTGAAGTACCTATAAGCGAAGAGGCAAGAGAAACGATTTTAAGGTTTTGTTCCGAAAGCGACCGAAGACTAGGATCATCGAGAGGGATAGAAGAACTGAAGCAAAACAATGCATGTCCATTTTTCCGTGGAGTCGATTGGGATCATATCCGAGAGAGACCTGCGGCTATCCCCGTTCAAGTCAGATCTATCGATGACACGTCTAACTTCGATGAATTCCCAGATGTGAAATTAGAAATTC ctGCTGCGCCTTTGAACCAAGAAGGTGAAGTTATCTACAAAGACTGGGTATTCATAAACTATACATTTAAAAGGTTCGAGGGTCTGACGCAGCGAGGGACTCCAACAAAGAAATAA
- the trc gene encoding serine/threonine-protein kinase tricornered isoform X3, which translates to MYAFKVFTPRNGVLEMAAATESTIRFSGHTLDKATKAKVMLENYYSNLLVQHIERKQRLAKLEETLRDDSLSEQQKQEKRMQHAQKETEFLRLKRSRLGVEDFEPLKVIGRGAFGEVRLVQKKDTGHVYAMKILRKADMLEKEQVAHVRAERDILVEADHQWVVKMYYSFQDPINLYLIMEFLPGGDMMTLLMKKDTLSEECTQFYIAETALAIDSIHKLGFIHRDIKPDNLLLDARGHIKLSDFGLCTGLKKSHRTDFYRDLSQAKPSDFSKFLLNPSSPMDSKRRAESWKKNRRALAYSTVGTPDYIAPEVFLQTGYGPACDWWSLGVVMYEMLIGYPPFCSENPQEAYRKVMNWRETLSFPPEVPISEEARETILRFCSESDRRLGSSRGIEELKQNNACPFFRGVDWDHIRERPAAIPVQVRSIDDTSNFDEFPDVKLEIPAAPLNQEGEVIYKDWVFINYTFKRFEGLTQRGTPTKK; encoded by the exons GGGTGCTGGAGATGGCGGCAGCCACCGAGAGCACAATCCGATTCAGCGGGCACACGCTCGATAAAGCGACGAAAGCTAAAGTCATGTTAGAAAATTATTATAGTAATCTCCTAGTTCAACACATTGAGCGCAAACAAAG GTtagcaaaattagaagaaaCTCTGCGAGATGACAGTTTATCGGAGCAGCAGAAACAAGAAAAACGTATGCAACATGCGCAAAAAGAAACGGAGTTCCTAAGGCTGAAAAGGTCCAGGCTAGGAGTCGAAGACTTCGAACCCTTGAAAGTCATCGGTCGAGGAGCTTTTGGAGAA GTTAGGTTGGTGCAGAAAAAAGATACTGGTCACGTGTATGCAATGAAAATTCTACGGAAAGCAGACATGTTAGAAAAGGAACAAGTTGCACACGTCCGTGCAGAACGAGATATTCTAGTCGAAGCTGATCATCAGTGGGTTGTTAAAATGTATTACAGTTTCCAG GATCCAATAAACCTGTACCTGATAATGGAGTTCCTGCCTGGTGGTGATATGATGACCCTTTTGATGAAAAAGGACACTTTGAGTGAAGAATGTACACAGTTTTACATAGCTGAGACAGCACTTGCAATAGATTCTATACATAAACTTGGTTTTATTCACAG GGATATTAAACCAGACAATTTATTATTAGATGCTCGAGGACATATTAAGTTATCAGATTTTGGGCTGTGTACGGGTTTGAAAAAATCTCACCGGACAGACTTTTATAGAGATCTCAGTCAAGCTAAACCATCGGATTTCAGTAAGTTTCTTCTTAATC CTTCAAGTCCAATGGATAGTAAACGTAGAGctgaaagttggaaaaaaaatagacGAGCTTTGGCGTACAGTACTGTTGGCACGCCCGATTATATTGCCCCTGAAGTGTTCCTACAAACTGGATATGGTCCAGCCTGTGATTGGTGGAGTCTTGGAGTTGTTATGTATGAAATGCTAATAG GTTACCCCCCGTTTTGTAGTGAAAATCCTCAAGAAGCCTACAGGAAAGTCATGAACTGGCGAGAAACACTATCATTCCCACCTGAAGTACCTATAAGCGAAGAGGCAAGAGAAACGATTTTAAGGTTTTGTTCCGAAAGCGACCGAAGACTAGGATCATCGAGAGGGATAGAAGAACTGAAGCAAAACAATGCATGTCCATTTTTCCGTGGAGTCGATTGGGATCATATCCGAGAGAGACCTGCGGCTATCCCCGTTCAAGTCAGATCTATCGATGACACGTCTAACTTCGATGAATTCCCAGATGTGAAATTAGAAATTC ctGCTGCGCCTTTGAACCAAGAAGGTGAAGTTATCTACAAAGACTGGGTATTCATAAACTATACATTTAAAAGGTTCGAGGGTCTGACGCAGCGAGGGACTCCAACAAAGAAATAA